In Saccharothrix violaceirubra, the following are encoded in one genomic region:
- a CDS encoding ATP-binding cassette domain-containing protein, which translates to MYAIEAEGLARVFGQVEAVRSVDLAVRPGEVVGFLGPNGAGKTTTLRMLATVLAPTGGRARVAGHDLRAEPDRVRRRIGYVAQSGGTRPLSTPREELVLQGLLHRLPDAARRADVLLDDFGLGDARDRPVATLSGGRRRRLDVALGLVHRPEVLFLDEPSTGLDPGSRAALWDHVRALDATVFVSTHYLDEADALCSRVSIMDQGRIVAEDSPGALKAAVGHDTVVIGLAGHDVDVVDAVTDLGEASLDGDTLTVTCRDGARLLPDLVRRLGDAGAEIRSVVVRGATLDDVFEALTC; encoded by the coding sequence ATGTACGCGATCGAGGCGGAAGGGTTGGCCAGGGTGTTCGGCCAGGTCGAGGCGGTCCGGTCGGTAGACCTCGCCGTGCGGCCGGGCGAGGTCGTCGGGTTCCTCGGACCCAACGGCGCGGGCAAGACCACGACCCTGCGGATGCTCGCGACGGTCCTCGCCCCGACCGGGGGCCGGGCGCGGGTGGCCGGGCACGACCTGCGCGCCGAACCCGACCGGGTGCGCCGGCGGATCGGCTACGTGGCCCAGTCCGGCGGCACGCGTCCACTGTCGACACCCCGGGAAGAACTTGTCCTGCAAGGACTTCTGCACCGACTGCCGGACGCGGCACGACGCGCCGACGTGCTGCTCGACGACTTCGGGCTCGGCGACGCGCGCGACCGGCCGGTCGCCACGCTGTCGGGTGGTCGTCGTCGCCGGCTCGACGTGGCGCTCGGCCTCGTGCACCGGCCCGAGGTGCTGTTCCTGGACGAGCCGAGCACCGGCCTGGACCCGGGCAGTCGGGCCGCGCTGTGGGACCACGTGCGCGCGCTCGACGCGACCGTGTTCGTGAGCACGCACTACCTCGACGAGGCCGACGCCCTGTGCTCGCGGGTGTCGATCATGGATCAGGGGCGGATCGTGGCCGAGGACAGCCCTGGGGCGTTGAAGGCCGCGGTGGGACACGACACCGTCGTGATCGGACTCGCGGGGCACGACGTGGACGTGGTCGACGCCGTCACGGATCTGGGCGAGGCGTCGCTGGACGGCGACACGCTCACCGTGACCTGCCGCGACGGTGCCCGACTGCTGCCCGACCTCGTCCGGCGGCTGGGCGACGCGGGCGCGGAGATCCGGTCGGTGGTCGTGCGCGGCGCGACGCTCGACGACGTGTTCGAGGCGTTGACGTGCTGA
- a CDS encoding PadR family transcriptional regulator has protein sequence MADRTKIKNPLALALLGLLLERPMHPYEMATTLRERYKDRTFKVNTGSLYDTVARLAEHGWIAASATERTGNRPERTVYGLTDLGRAEFTDWLDALLRNPVKEFPQFLAAVSYLGALEPERAREALEARAGQLEKTATQIRATLEEVLAGGLPRLFMIEVECALRLLDAELAWVRETAAEIAAGTLAWPDR, from the coding sequence GTGGCCGACCGCACGAAGATCAAGAACCCGCTCGCCCTGGCCCTGCTCGGCCTGCTGCTGGAACGACCGATGCACCCCTACGAGATGGCGACCACGCTGCGCGAGCGCTACAAGGACCGGACGTTCAAGGTCAACACGGGCTCGCTCTACGACACCGTGGCACGACTGGCCGAGCACGGGTGGATCGCCGCGTCCGCCACCGAGCGGACCGGCAACCGGCCCGAGCGGACCGTCTACGGGTTGACCGACCTGGGACGCGCCGAGTTCACCGACTGGCTGGACGCGTTGCTGCGCAACCCGGTGAAGGAGTTCCCGCAGTTCCTGGCGGCCGTCAGCTACCTGGGCGCGCTGGAACCCGAGCGCGCGCGCGAGGCACTGGAAGCACGCGCGGGGCAGCTCGAGAAGACCGCCACGCAGATCCGCGCGACGCTGGAAGAAGTCCTGGCCGGGGGCCTGCCCCGGCTGTTCATGATCGAGGTCGAGTGCGCGCTGCGCCTGCTCGACGCCGAGCTGGCCTGGGTGCGCGAGACCGCCGCCGAGATCGCGGCCGGCACGCTGGCCTGGCCCGACCGCTGA
- the cobU gene encoding bifunctional adenosylcobinamide kinase/adenosylcobinamide-phosphate guanylyltransferase — protein MTSRTLVLGGARSGKSAHAEGLVTDDVVTYVATARRYADDPEWEQRIAAHVARRPTQWTTVEAPTPDDLLAVLTATSESDPPILVDDVATWLTGVLDEAGAWDGAGADVVERHCAHLVGAVAQIRARLVLVSAEVGLGVVPGTRSGRLFRDHLGSLNARLAEVCDEVVLVVAGIPLRLREAGGSR, from the coding sequence GTGACGAGTCGGACACTCGTGCTCGGCGGCGCGCGATCCGGCAAGTCCGCGCACGCGGAAGGGCTGGTCACGGACGACGTCGTGACGTACGTGGCCACGGCCCGCCGCTACGCGGACGACCCCGAATGGGAGCAGCGCATCGCCGCGCACGTGGCCCGACGTCCCACCCAGTGGACCACGGTCGAGGCGCCGACGCCCGACGACCTGCTCGCCGTGCTCACCGCGACCAGCGAATCCGACCCGCCGATCCTCGTCGACGACGTGGCCACGTGGCTCACCGGCGTGCTCGACGAAGCGGGCGCGTGGGACGGCGCGGGGGCCGACGTCGTCGAACGGCACTGCGCCCACCTGGTCGGTGCCGTGGCACAGATCCGGGCCCGACTGGTGCTGGTGTCGGCCGAGGTCGGACTGGGCGTCGTGCCCGGCACCCGCTCTGGCAGGCTTTTCCGCGATCACCTCGGCTCGCTCAACGCGCGGCTGGCCGAGGTCTGCGACGAGGTGGTGCTGGTCGTCGCGGGCATCCCACTGCGACTGCGCGAAGCCGGAGGTAGTCGGTGA
- the cobT gene encoding nicotinate-nucleotide--dimethylbenzimidazole phosphoribosyltransferase has translation MTIEFPPVEAPSEAVRQRAERRHATLTKPTGSLGRLEELGAWVAACQGECPPRPFTRPRVVVFAGDHGVARHGVSAYPSEVTGQMVANFLNGGAAVNVLANVAGATVRVVDTSVDGDTGVDEHKVRRASGSIDREDALTLEEAEQAVELGRRLADEEVDGGADLLIAGDMGIGNTTPAAVLIGVLTGSEPVAVVGRGTGIDDQGWMRKTAAIRDALRRARPVVSDPLRLLATSSGADIAAMAGFLAQAAVRRTPVVLDGVVSGAAAIVAEELAPGARKWWVAGHRSAEPSHALALNHLDLEPLIDFDLRLGEGSGAVAALPLVVMATRVLAEMATFESAGVSKRS, from the coding sequence GTGACCATCGAGTTCCCGCCCGTGGAGGCCCCGAGCGAGGCCGTGCGACAGCGGGCCGAACGGCGGCACGCCACGCTCACCAAGCCGACCGGTTCCCTGGGCCGGCTCGAAGAGCTGGGCGCCTGGGTCGCGGCGTGCCAGGGCGAATGCCCGCCCCGCCCGTTCACCCGACCCCGGGTCGTGGTGTTCGCGGGCGACCACGGCGTGGCCCGCCACGGCGTCTCCGCGTACCCGAGCGAGGTCACCGGCCAGATGGTGGCGAACTTCCTCAACGGCGGCGCGGCGGTGAACGTACTGGCCAACGTCGCCGGCGCGACCGTGCGCGTCGTGGACACCTCGGTCGACGGCGACACCGGCGTCGACGAGCACAAGGTGCGCCGGGCGTCGGGGTCGATCGACCGCGAGGACGCGCTCACCCTCGAGGAGGCCGAGCAGGCGGTCGAACTCGGTCGCCGGCTCGCCGACGAGGAGGTCGACGGCGGCGCCGACCTGCTGATCGCGGGTGACATGGGCATCGGCAACACCACGCCCGCGGCCGTGCTGATCGGCGTGCTGACCGGGTCCGAGCCGGTCGCCGTGGTCGGGCGGGGCACTGGCATCGACGACCAGGGCTGGATGCGCAAGACCGCCGCGATCCGCGACGCGTTGCGCCGGGCCCGGCCCGTGGTCTCCGACCCCCTGCGGTTGCTGGCCACGTCGTCGGGCGCGGACATCGCGGCCATGGCCGGTTTCCTGGCCCAGGCGGCGGTGCGGCGCACGCCCGTCGTGCTCGACGGCGTGGTGTCCGGTGCCGCCGCGATCGTGGCCGAGGAACTCGCGCCGGGTGCCCGCAAGTGGTGGGTGGCCGGGCACCGGTCGGCCGAGCCGTCGCACGCGCTGGCCCTGAACCACCTCGACCTGGAGCCGCTGATCGACTTCGACCTGCGGTTGGGCGAGGGCTCCGGCGCGGTCGCGGCCCTGCCGCTGGTGGTGATGGCGACCCGCGTGCTGGCCGAGATGGCGACCTTCGAGAGCGCGGGCGTCTCCAAGCGTTCGTAG
- a CDS encoding adenosylcobinamide-GDP ribazoletransferase — protein MKLALSWLTVLPVRVGSVDAHAARRAIALAPLVGVLLGAAAAGALLALREAPPLLAGLLVVGGLALATRGMHLDGLADTADGLGCYGPPDRALAVMKDGGAGPFAVVALIVVLGAQAAASPVVGPGAVVLALTAGRAAFALCCVRGVPAARPEGLGALVAGSQPVWVAAAWWAALGVAGFFVSPVRGPLAVVVAAALVLLLVRHTRRRFGGMTGDVLGAACETATLAVLVVCAV, from the coding sequence GTGAAGCTCGCACTGTCCTGGCTCACCGTCCTGCCGGTGCGCGTCGGCAGCGTCGACGCGCACGCGGCACGACGGGCGATCGCGCTGGCCCCCCTGGTCGGCGTGCTGCTCGGCGCCGCGGCGGCCGGCGCGCTGCTCGCCCTGCGCGAAGCGCCCCCGCTGCTCGCCGGTCTGCTCGTGGTCGGCGGTCTCGCTCTGGCCACCCGGGGCATGCACCTGGACGGCCTGGCCGACACCGCCGACGGGCTGGGCTGCTACGGGCCGCCGGACCGGGCGCTCGCGGTGATGAAGGACGGCGGCGCCGGGCCGTTCGCGGTGGTCGCGCTGATCGTGGTGCTGGGCGCGCAGGCGGCGGCGTCGCCCGTCGTCGGGCCGGGCGCGGTGGTGCTGGCCCTCACGGCGGGCCGGGCCGCGTTCGCGCTGTGCTGCGTGCGCGGTGTGCCGGCGGCCCGACCGGAAGGGCTCGGTGCGCTGGTCGCCGGGTCACAGCCGGTGTGGGTGGCGGCGGCGTGGTGGGCGGCGTTGGGCGTGGCCGGGTTCTTCGTGTCGCCGGTGCGCGGGCCGCTGGCCGTGGTCGTGGCCGCCGCGCTGGTGCTGCTGTTGGTGCGGCACACGCGTCGGCGCTTCGGCGGCATGACCGGCGACGTGCTCGGCGCCGCCTGCGAAACGGCCACCCTCGCGGTGCTCGTGGTGTGCGCCGTGTGA
- a CDS encoding branched-chain amino acid aminotransferase produces MTTALPFTRTSNQQPATPERVAEVLAKPGFGQHFTDHMVTIRWNREQGWHDARVEPYHSLELDPAANVLHYGQAIFEGLKAYRRPDGSIASFRPLANAERLRASARRLAMPELPDELFVDSIRELLAVDARWVPSNAEESLYLRPFVIATEKGLGVRPAAEYLYVLIASPAGPYFAGGVKPVTVWLSNEYVRAAPGGTGAAKFAGNYAASLVAQAQAADKGCDQVVWLDAVERRWVEEMGGMNLFFVFSSGADAKVVTPELSGALLPGITRRSLLQLAADLGYGVEERRISTEEWEKKAGSGELTEVFACGTAAVITPVGHVKHADGEFSVSGGVTGEVTLKLREKLTSIQQGTVEDPHGWMVPLA; encoded by the coding sequence ATGACGACCGCGTTGCCTTTCACCCGGACCTCCAACCAGCAGCCGGCGACCCCGGAGCGCGTTGCCGAGGTACTCGCGAAGCCGGGCTTCGGGCAGCACTTCACCGACCACATGGTGACGATCCGCTGGAACCGCGAGCAGGGCTGGCACGACGCGCGGGTCGAGCCGTACCACTCGCTGGAACTGGACCCGGCGGCGAACGTGCTGCACTACGGCCAGGCGATCTTCGAAGGGCTCAAGGCGTACCGCCGGCCCGACGGCTCGATCGCCTCCTTCCGCCCGTTGGCCAACGCCGAGCGCCTGCGCGCGTCGGCCCGCAGGCTTGCCATGCCCGAACTGCCCGACGAGCTGTTCGTCGACTCGATCCGCGAGCTGCTCGCCGTGGACGCCCGCTGGGTGCCGTCGAACGCCGAGGAGTCGCTGTACCTGCGGCCGTTCGTCATCGCGACCGAGAAGGGCCTGGGCGTGCGCCCGGCGGCGGAGTACCTGTACGTGCTCATCGCCTCGCCCGCCGGTCCGTACTTCGCCGGCGGCGTGAAGCCGGTGACGGTGTGGCTGTCCAACGAGTACGTGCGCGCGGCACCGGGCGGCACGGGCGCGGCCAAGTTCGCGGGCAACTACGCCGCGTCCCTGGTCGCCCAGGCACAGGCCGCCGACAAGGGCTGCGACCAGGTCGTGTGGCTCGACGCCGTGGAGCGCCGCTGGGTCGAGGAGATGGGCGGGATGAACCTGTTCTTCGTCTTCTCCTCCGGCGCGGACGCCAAGGTCGTCACCCCCGAGCTGTCCGGCGCGCTGCTGCCCGGCATCACCCGCAGGTCGCTGCTCCAGCTCGCCGCCGACCTCGGCTACGGCGTGGAGGAGCGCAGGATCTCCACCGAGGAGTGGGAGAAGAAGGCCGGGTCCGGCGAGCTGACCGAGGTGTTCGCGTGCGGCACGGCCGCCGTGATCACGCCGGTCGGCCACGTCAAGCACGCGGACGGCGAGTTCTCCGTGTCCGGCGGCGTGACCGGCGAGGTCACGCTCAAGCTGCGCGAGAAGCTCACGTCGATCCAGCAGGGCACCGTCGAGGACCCGCACGGCTGGATGGTCCCGCTCGCCTGA
- a CDS encoding leucyl aminopeptidase produces MTAPKLAITDSEPTKAAVDAVVVGTIQGTDGPVLAGSAEALDAAFDGGLADLLATVGASGKAEEVVTLPTLGKIAAPVLLAVGLGKAGDDGGVTEEQVRRASGAAARAVGGKKRVVTTLSTLHLGAAVEGTVLGAYTFTAYKTAVGDGPVGRVDLVAPATGTTKAHRATVKAATAIAEAVSLTRDLVNTPPNDLFPESFANRAAELAKAEGLEIEVLDEKALRKQGFGGILGVGGGSSRPPRLVRVTYKGPKAGKKVALVGKGITFDTGGISIKPAAGMDEMTSDMGGAAAVIATVVLAAKLKYPLEVTAWAPLAENMPSGTAYRPGDVLTMYGGKTVEVLNTDAEGRLVLSDAIVRACEEGPDYLVETSTLTGGQIVALGKRTMGVMGTEAFRDRVAELGRAVGENAWAMPLPEELRGDLDSRLADLANVAGHRFGSMLVAGVFLREFVAEGVSWAHLDVAGPSFHSGGAYGYTTRGGTGVPVRTLAAVLADIAANG; encoded by the coding sequence GTGACAGCGCCGAAACTGGCCATTACCGACAGTGAACCGACGAAGGCCGCGGTCGACGCCGTCGTCGTCGGGACCATCCAGGGGACGGACGGACCGGTGCTCGCCGGGTCCGCCGAGGCGCTCGACGCCGCGTTCGACGGCGGGCTGGCGGACCTGCTGGCGACCGTCGGCGCGTCGGGCAAGGCCGAAGAGGTCGTCACGCTGCCCACCCTGGGCAAGATCGCGGCACCCGTGCTGCTCGCCGTCGGCCTCGGCAAGGCGGGCGACGACGGTGGCGTCACCGAAGAGCAGGTGCGCCGCGCGTCCGGTGCCGCCGCGCGTGCGGTCGGCGGCAAGAAGCGCGTGGTGACCACGCTGTCGACGCTGCACCTGGGTGCGGCCGTCGAGGGCACCGTGCTCGGCGCGTACACGTTCACCGCCTACAAGACCGCCGTCGGCGACGGTCCGGTCGGCCGGGTCGACCTGGTCGCGCCCGCGACCGGCACGACCAAGGCGCACCGCGCCACCGTGAAGGCGGCGACCGCGATCGCCGAGGCCGTGAGCCTGACCCGCGACCTGGTGAACACCCCGCCGAACGACCTGTTCCCGGAGTCGTTCGCCAACCGGGCCGCGGAACTGGCCAAGGCCGAGGGTCTCGAGATCGAGGTGCTCGACGAGAAGGCGCTGCGCAAGCAGGGCTTCGGCGGCATCCTCGGCGTGGGCGGCGGCTCGTCGCGCCCGCCGCGCCTGGTCCGCGTGACCTACAAGGGCCCCAAGGCCGGCAAGAAGGTCGCGCTGGTCGGCAAGGGCATCACGTTCGACACCGGCGGCATCTCGATCAAGCCCGCGGCCGGCATGGACGAGATGACCTCGGACATGGGCGGCGCGGCGGCCGTGATCGCCACCGTCGTGCTCGCGGCCAAGCTGAAGTACCCGCTGGAGGTCACCGCCTGGGCGCCGCTCGCGGAGAACATGCCCTCGGGCACCGCGTACCGGCCGGGTGACGTGCTGACGATGTACGGCGGCAAGACCGTCGAGGTGCTCAACACCGACGCCGAAGGACGGCTCGTGCTGTCCGACGCGATCGTGCGCGCGTGCGAGGAGGGACCGGACTACCTGGTCGAGACCTCCACGCTGACCGGCGGCCAGATCGTGGCGCTGGGCAAGCGGACCATGGGCGTGATGGGCACCGAGGCTTTCCGCGACCGGGTCGCGGAACTGGGCCGGGCCGTCGGTGAGAACGCGTGGGCGATGCCGTTGCCGGAGGAACTGCGCGGCGACCTCGACTCGCGCCTGGCCGACCTGGCGAACGTGGCCGGGCACCGGTTCGGCAGCATGCTCGTGGCGGGCGTGTTCCTGCGCGAGTTCGTGGCCGAGGGCGTGTCGTGGGCGCACCTGGACGTGGCCGGTCCGTCGTTCCACAGCGGCGGGGCGTACGGCTACACCACCCGGGGCGGCACCGGCGTACCCGTACGCACCCTGGCGGCCGTGCTGGCGGACATCGCGGCGAACGGCTGA
- a CDS encoding oxidoreductase: MGLFDRFRRKQRAGVPRVATSADTGYLEQWAASRRGVEAFVEPKTTVTETTVVFVAHDGEWTRRRIDGEEGARRLARKLGIPVYDAGIVGYPKRMREYTRRKSAG, encoded by the coding sequence GTGGGTCTGTTCGACCGTTTCCGCAGGAAGCAGCGTGCCGGCGTGCCGCGTGTGGCGACGTCGGCCGACACCGGATACCTGGAGCAGTGGGCCGCGTCTCGGCGCGGGGTCGAGGCGTTCGTCGAGCCGAAGACCACCGTGACGGAGACCACCGTGGTGTTCGTCGCACACGACGGCGAGTGGACCAGACGGCGTATCGACGGCGAGGAAGGCGCGCGGAGGTTGGCGCGCAAACTCGGCATCCCGGTGTACGACGCGGGGATCGTGGGTTACCCCAAACGTATGCGCGAGTACACCCGCCGCAAATCGGCGGGCTGA
- the lpdA gene encoding dihydrolipoyl dehydrogenase: MTDTSADLVILGGGSGGYACAFRAAELGLSVVLVEKDKLGGTCLHRGCIPTKALLHAAEVADNAREGDQFGVKSSLEGIDIAGVNSYKDGVISRLYKGLQGLAKANKVTLVEGTGTFVGPNTVEVDGQRYTGKNVVLATGSYARSLPGLEIGGRIITSDQALNLDFVPEKVVVLGGGVIGVEFASVWASFGAEVTIVEALPRLVPAEDEYASKQLERAFRRRGIKFKTGVRFTGATQTDSGVSVTLESGDVLEADLLLVAVGRGPNSAGHGFEEAGVKIERGFVITDERLRTNIPNVYAVGDIVPGLQLAHRGFQQGIFVAEEIAGQNPKVIDEAGIPRVTYCKPEVASVGLSEAAAQEKYGKVETFVYDLAGNGKSQILKTAGGVKLVKAPDGPVVGITLVGERVGELIGEAQLIYSWEAYPEDVAPLIHAHPTQTEALGEAFLALAGKPLHVHG; the protein is encoded by the coding sequence GTGACCGACACCTCCGCCGACCTTGTGATCCTCGGTGGCGGCTCGGGCGGCTACGCCTGCGCGTTCCGCGCGGCCGAGCTCGGCCTGTCCGTCGTCCTGGTCGAGAAGGACAAGCTGGGCGGCACCTGCCTGCACCGCGGGTGCATCCCGACCAAGGCGCTGCTGCACGCCGCCGAGGTCGCGGACAACGCGCGCGAAGGCGACCAGTTCGGCGTGAAGTCCTCGCTGGAGGGCATCGACATCGCGGGCGTCAACTCCTACAAGGACGGTGTGATCAGCCGTCTGTACAAGGGACTCCAGGGTCTGGCCAAGGCGAACAAGGTCACGCTCGTCGAGGGCACCGGCACGTTCGTCGGCCCGAACACCGTCGAGGTGGACGGGCAGCGCTACACGGGCAAGAACGTCGTGCTGGCCACCGGCTCGTACGCGCGCAGCCTGCCCGGTCTGGAGATCGGCGGCCGGATCATCACCAGCGACCAGGCGCTGAACCTGGACTTCGTGCCGGAGAAGGTCGTCGTGCTCGGCGGCGGCGTGATCGGCGTGGAGTTCGCGAGCGTGTGGGCGTCGTTCGGCGCCGAGGTCACGATCGTGGAGGCCCTGCCCCGCCTGGTGCCGGCCGAGGACGAGTACGCGTCCAAGCAGCTCGAGCGCGCGTTCCGCCGCCGGGGCATCAAGTTCAAGACCGGCGTCCGGTTCACCGGCGCCACGCAGACCGACTCGGGCGTGTCCGTGACGCTGGAGTCCGGCGACGTGCTCGAGGCCGACCTGCTGCTCGTCGCCGTCGGCCGGGGCCCCAACTCCGCGGGCCACGGCTTCGAGGAGGCCGGTGTCAAGATCGAGCGCGGCTTCGTGATCACCGACGAGCGCCTGCGCACCAACATCCCGAACGTCTACGCCGTCGGCGACATCGTGCCCGGCCTGCAGCTCGCGCACCGCGGGTTCCAGCAGGGCATCTTCGTCGCCGAGGAGATCGCCGGGCAGAACCCCAAGGTCATCGACGAGGCGGGCATCCCGCGCGTCACCTACTGCAAGCCCGAGGTCGCCTCGGTCGGGCTCTCCGAGGCCGCGGCCCAGGAGAAGTACGGCAAGGTCGAGACCTTCGTCTACGACCTGGCGGGCAACGGCAAGAGCCAGATCCTCAAGACCGCCGGCGGCGTCAAGCTGGTCAAGGCGCCGGACGGCCCGGTCGTCGGCATCACCCTGGTCGGCGAGCGGGTCGGCGAGCTGATCGGCGAGGCCCAGTTGATCTACAGCTGGGAGGCGTACCCGGAGGACGTGGCTCCGCTCATCCACGCACACCCGACCCAGACGGAAGCCCTCGGCGAGGCGTTCCTCGCCCTGGCCGGCAAGCCGCTGCACGTGCACGGCTGA
- the sucB gene encoding 2-oxoglutarate dehydrogenase, E2 component, dihydrolipoamide succinyltransferase, whose amino-acid sequence MAFSVQMPALGESVTEGTVTRWLKQEGDRVEVDEPLLEVSTDKVDTEIPSPAAGVLQKIVAQEDETVEVGAELAVIGDGDADSGSASTPVEEAAPEPQAAPAPQAAPEPEPQAAPAGGAAEGTPVTMPALGESVTEGTVTRWLKQVGDPVEVDEPLLEVSTDKVDTEIPSPVAGTLLEITAGEDETVEVGGQLAVVGSGAPAPKAPEAPKPAPVQEAPKPAPVQEAPKPTPAPEAPKPAPVQKAPKADDNNTDGGTPYVTPLVRKLAAEHGIDLATLKGSGVGGRIRKQDVQAAVEAKKAPAPAAAPASAAPAQRVAAPAADTSGKRGTVQKLPRLRQIVAQRTRESLQVSAQLTQVFEVDVTKIARLRNQAKKAFEQREGTKLTFLPFFAKAAVEALKQHPVLNASIDEEKKEVVYHGAEHLGIAIDTERGLLNAVIANAGDLNLAGLSHKIADLAARARGNKLTPDELTGGTFSLTNLGSNGALFDTPIIQQPQVGILGVGVVKKRAVVITDASGDDTIAIRSMAYLALTYDHRLVDGADAGRFLTTVKNRLEEGAFEADLGL is encoded by the coding sequence ATGGCCTTCTCCGTCCAAATGCCCGCTCTCGGCGAAAGCGTCACCGAGGGCACCGTCACCCGCTGGTTGAAGCAGGAGGGTGACCGCGTCGAGGTCGACGAGCCCTTGCTGGAGGTGTCGACCGACAAGGTCGACACCGAGATCCCCTCGCCCGCCGCGGGCGTCCTGCAGAAGATCGTCGCGCAGGAGGACGAGACCGTCGAGGTCGGCGCCGAGCTGGCCGTGATCGGCGACGGCGACGCGGACTCCGGTTCCGCCTCGACGCCCGTCGAGGAGGCCGCGCCCGAGCCGCAGGCCGCACCGGCGCCGCAGGCCGCGCCCGAACCCGAGCCGCAGGCCGCGCCGGCCGGCGGTGCCGCCGAGGGCACGCCGGTGACCATGCCGGCGCTCGGCGAGAGCGTCACCGAGGGCACCGTCACCCGCTGGCTCAAGCAGGTCGGCGACCCCGTCGAGGTCGACGAGCCGCTGCTGGAGGTGTCGACGGACAAGGTCGACACCGAGATCCCGTCGCCGGTGGCGGGCACGCTGCTGGAGATCACCGCGGGCGAGGACGAGACCGTCGAGGTCGGCGGGCAGCTCGCGGTCGTCGGCTCGGGTGCGCCCGCGCCGAAGGCTCCCGAGGCGCCCAAGCCGGCACCGGTCCAGGAAGCCCCGAAGCCCGCGCCGGTCCAGGAAGCGCCCAAGCCGACGCCCGCGCCCGAGGCCCCGAAGCCCGCTCCCGTCCAGAAAGCGCCGAAGGCCGACGACAACAACACCGACGGTGGCACGCCGTACGTGACGCCGCTGGTCCGCAAGCTCGCGGCCGAGCACGGCATCGACCTGGCCACGCTCAAGGGTTCCGGCGTCGGCGGTCGCATCCGCAAGCAGGACGTGCAGGCCGCCGTCGAGGCCAAGAAGGCCCCGGCGCCGGCCGCCGCGCCCGCATCGGCGGCACCCGCCCAGCGGGTCGCGGCGCCGGCCGCCGACACCAGCGGCAAGCGCGGCACGGTGCAGAAGCTGCCCCGCCTGCGCCAGATCGTCGCGCAGCGTACCCGCGAGTCGCTCCAGGTCTCCGCGCAGCTCACCCAGGTGTTCGAGGTGGACGTCACCAAGATCGCCCGGCTGCGCAACCAGGCCAAGAAGGCGTTCGAGCAGCGCGAGGGCACGAAGCTGACGTTCCTGCCGTTCTTCGCCAAGGCGGCGGTCGAGGCACTCAAGCAGCACCCCGTGCTGAACGCCTCGATCGACGAGGAGAAGAAGGAGGTCGTCTACCACGGTGCCGAGCACCTGGGCATCGCGATCGACACCGAGCGCGGCCTGCTCAACGCGGTGATCGCGAACGCGGGCGACCTCAACCTGGCCGGCCTGTCGCACAAGATCGCGGACCTCGCGGCCCGCGCGCGCGGCAACAAGCTGACCCCGGACGAGCTGACCGGCGGCACGTTCTCGCTGACCAACCTGGGCAGCAACGGCGCGCTGTTCGACACCCCGATCATCCAGCAGCCGCAGGTCGGCATCCTGGGTGTCGGCGTGGTGAAGAAGCGCGCGGTGGTGATCACCGACGCGAGCGGCGACGACACCATCGCGATCCGCTCGATGGCCTACCTCGCCCTGACCTACGACCACCGCCTGGTGGACGGCGCCGACGCGGGCCGTTTCCTGACCACGGTGAAGAACCGCCTGGAAGAGGGCGCGTTCGAGGCCGACCTGGGTCTGTAG